DNA from Pelobacter propionicus DSM 2379:
CCCGACTAATTGTTGTACGGAGTCGAGACTTCAATGAACCTTTTACGTGTTGTAACCTGTCTGCTGTTTCTCTTCATCAGCGCCTGCGCCACTGTACAGAAACCACCTCTGGTCCCTGTTCCCGGCAGTTCCGTCGATACCCTTTCCAGCTCGGTCTCGCTCTCGCTGCGCACCGCCGGCGGCACCGTGTCCGGCAATGGCCTGATGACCTATCGCCGTCCCGATCAGTTCCACTTTGTCATGCTCTCTCCCTTTGGTTCCACTGTTCTGGAGGCGTTCGCCCTGGGGGACCGGCTGACGCTGGTCTACCCCTCCCAGGCGGTTGCCTATTCGGGCCGTTTCGAGGAGTTACCCCAGGGGAGCGGCATGGCGGGATGGCGCCTGCTGCGCTGGGTCATGGACACAGCGCCCTCAGTCATGGCCGGAATGAGCGGCACCATCCAACGTTCCAACAGCGTGGTCGGTTC
Protein-coding regions in this window:
- a CDS encoding LolA-like protein — encoded protein: MNLLRVVTCLLFLFISACATVQKPPLVPVPGSSVDTLSSSVSLSLRTAGGTVSGNGLMTYRRPDQFHFVMLSPFGSTVLEAFALGDRLTLVYPSQAVAYSGRFEELPQGSGMAGWRLLRWVMDTAPSVMAGMSGTIQRSNSVVGSESVTFASGLVTHKTAPTGDRVSYGAYEMVNGVPFAGKLEMLTMDNDRILLGFQEPEVNLALDLSDFTPRLKGVKILPLSALPVAAPGE